A region of the Syntrophobacterales bacterium genome:
ATGCCATGGGATGATGGTGTAATGGTGACTCCTCTCGTGGAGCCGGGCAAGCCTGTGTACCTGAAAGAACTCACAAAAGATGCCGTTGGTCATGGAGCCATGGTGGTTAATGAAAAAGGCGCTATTACAGACAGCACCTTCTTTTATCCCGCCATCCTCTCTCCTGTTACCTCTTCTATGAGAATCTACCGGGAGGAGCAGTTTGGTCCTCTCATACCTGTGGTTCCATTTAATGACATTGATAAAGTTATTCGCTACGTGCAGGACTCAAATTACGGACAGCAGGCAAGCGTCTTCGGTAGAGACATGGATGAGATAGCGCTCGTTGCGAATTTTCTTACAAACCATGTATCGAGAGTAAACATTAACTGCCAGTGCCAGAGAAGTCCGGATACCACCCCTTTTACAGGAAGGAAGGATTCTGGTGAAGGAAGCCTCTCCGTTTCTGACGCTATTACCGCGTTTACGGTTCCTTCCTTTATCTCTGCCAGAGATACTGAAGAGAATAGGAAGATCGTGGAAGTGACAAGCCGGATGAAAAACGGCTGACCCCGGTATAGACGAGGACCAGTTTTTTGGATGCAGTCAAGTCGGGGTGGCCTTATAATTAGATGTCGCATCAGATCAACAAGACCACCTCGGAAATCAATTAGGTTGCCGTAGCATCCGAACAGGAAACGGCAGCAAAAACGAGATTGCGATGAGTATTCAGCAGATTTCGACGGTGATACGAGAGACAGCCCATAGGATTCAGGATAATACAGGCGCTTCAGCTCAACTTGCCGGTATCCAGAAGAAACTGCAAAATGGTCAGGCAGTTCACGATATGACCGAATAAGTGAATCCAGGATGGAAGCCGATGCGGCATGAAAGCCGTGGCCCTTTTTTCTTGCATCACACTCACCGTTTTTCTTGTTGCTTTATCACCCTTAACCCTGTTAATTTAGAAAGTTGGTAATGGCCGGAAATTTTTTTATAAATATCCCATACCGGAAGGTCAGGCAAAATTTCAAGAGAGTCCTGAGTTTGGGCATAGGTATGGAGATCTACTTGGAAAATCACCTGTTAGAAGAATTGGTTGCTTCCGAAGTGAGAGAGTTAAGGAGTAACATTGAGGGGAACGGTCTGGAGTGTACTGTGCATGCCCCTTTCATGGACCTGAGTCCGGGAGGATATGACCGGGAAGTCAGGAGGATCACAAGAGAGAAACTGAAGAAGACAGTCGAGATCGCGGCTTTGCTCCGCGCGAAGGCCGTTGTATGCCATCCTGGTTATGATAAATGGCGGTTTAATAGAAACGATAAGCTATGGCTTGACAGGAGTATTGAAACGTGGACTGAAGTGCTCAGAGAGGCGGAGGGAGGCCTCATGGTCCTGGTGGAGAATATTTTTGAGGAGCAACCGTCTACGCTGATAGAACTCTTCGATCATTTCCGGGAGGAGAACCTGTGGTTCTGCTTTGACTCTGGCCATTTCAATCTTTTTTCTACCGTTTCTCTTGACGGGTGGCTCACGCCTCTGAAAGGGCATATCAGGGAGATGCATCTTCATGACAATCACGGAGGTTGGGATGAGCACCTTCCGGTGGGGGCGGGGACTTTTCCTTTTCGCGAATTGAAGGCGTTCCTTAGGGGGTGGTCTTCCGATATTATGTTCACCAGTGAAGTGCACGGTGAGGACCGGGCAGAGGAAGGCATAAAAAAATTAAAGGAGTTTCTATCATAAATGACTTACAGGATTGAAGTCGCATATAAAGAGGGAATCAGAGACGTTCCCGGAGAAAAACTGAAGAAGCGCATTAAAGGCGATTTCGGGTTGGAAGTTGAGGTTCATGTCGCGGATGTCTATACAGTCGACGGAGATGTTGAAAGCCGTATCATTGATGTGCTTGCCCAAGACGCATTTATAGATCCTGTTACTCAGATAGGGTATATGAACGGCCCTGCTCCCACAGACGCCGACTGGGTGATTGAAGTAGGATTCAAGCCCGGGGTGACGGACAATGTGGGAAGGACTGCGCGAGAAGTGATTGAGGCCTTGTCAGCAAAGAAATTCAGAGAAGGGGAAGGGGTTTTCACGTCCAGGCTATTCTTCCTGAGAGGCAAGTTGGACAAGAAGGATGTTGTACGCATCGCTGAGGGTATGCTTGCCAATACGCTTATCAACAGGTATACATACAAGAGCAAAGACCAGTATGTGAAAGACAAGGGCATGGGCATATATGTGCCCAAGGTTGCCATTACACATGAGCCTATTGTTGAGACCTTCCCGCTGACTGCCAGTCTTGATGAGATGATGAAGATCAACAGGGAAAGGACATGGGCGCTTTCGCGGGATGAAATGATCGCCATTCAGCGGTATTTCATCCGAAAAGAGGTCAGAGAAGAGAGAGAGCGGGTAGGCCTCACGCAAGCTCCTACAGACGTGGAGATGGAGGTCCTTGCCCAGACATGGTCCGAGCACTGCAAGCATAAAATATTCAATGCCGTCATAAGGTATGAGGAGGGGGGGGGCGTACGCACCATCGATAGCCTTTTCAAAACTTACATAATGGGTTCCACCGAGGCGATACGCACGCAGAAAGGCCATAGAGATTTCTGCCTCTCCGTCTTCAAGGATAATGCAGGAATTATACGGTTCAACGAGAGATTCAATCTTGCGTATAAGGTTGAGACGCACAATACGCCTTCTGCTCTCGACCCTTACGGCGGCGCCCTTACAGGGATCGTAGGCGTAAACCGTGATCCTTTCGGCACTGGCAAGGGGGCCAAGCTTGCATTCAATACGAATATTTTCTGCTTTGCCCCTCCTGACTATAAAGGGGATATGCCGCCGCGCCTCCTTCACCCCAAGAGAGTTCTTGACGGTGTTCGGGAAGGTGTGGAGCATGGGGGCAACAAAAGCGGTATACCGACCGTGAATGGCTCTCTTGTCTTTCATCAGGGCTATCTCGGTAAGCCTCTGGTTTTTTGCGGTACGTGCGGGATTATGCCCCGCACCATAAAAGGTGAGCCGACTTACACGAAGCAGGTCTGGAGAGGCGATGCGATTGTTATGGTTGGCGGTAAGATAGGCAAGGACGGCATTCATGGCGCTACGTTCTCATCCGAAGAACTATCTGAGGTTTCGCCCACGAGCGCCGTCCAGATAGGAGACCCTATCACGCAAAAAAGAATGACCGATTTTCTCCTTGTAGCGCGGGACATGGCCCTCTACACCTCCATCACGGACAATGGGGCAGGAGGCCTTTCGTCTTCGGTGGGCGAGATGGCGCAGGATACGAACGGATGTATTATCCATATTGACAGGGCGCCGCTAAAATACCAAGGGCTTTCGCCGTGGGAGATACTCCTCTCAGAGGCCCAGGAAAGGATGACTGTTTCAGTAAGCCCGGATAAATTGGACGAGTTCATGGAGCTTTCAGAAAAGATGAACGTTACGTCCACAGTGCTGGGAGAATTTACTGGGTCGGGTAAATTCCACGTACTGTACAAGGGAAAGACCGTGGCTTACCTTGATATGGATTTCCTCCATAATGGGCTTCCGAAAATGAACCTCCCTGCGAAGTGGGTTCGTGTTATAAGGGATGAACCTGCGGTCAAGGAGCCCGACGATTACGGCACGGTTATCAAAAAGGTTCTAAGACGGTGGAACGTGTGCAGTAAAGAGCACGTGGTCCGCCAGTACGACCACGAGGTTCAAGGTGGAAGCGTGGTCAAACCCTTAACCGGCAGCCTCAATAATGGACCGAGCGATGCAAGTGTCGTAAGGCCCGACCTCGACAGTTCCTGGGGGGCGGTGGTAAGCCATGGGATATGTCCAAAATACAGTGAATTCGATACCTACAATATGGTTGCTTGTGCCATTGACGAGGCAATAAGGAACAATATCGCCACTGGCGGCGCTTTAAACAGAATGGCTCTTCTTGACAATTTCTGCTGGTCTGACCCCGTGGTATCTGAAAGGAACCAGGAGGGTCCATACAAACTCGCCCAACTCGTGCGGGCCAACATGGCTCTTTATGACTACACTACCCTTTTCGGCACGCCGTGCATATCGGGCAAAGACAGCATGAAAAACGATTACATATTTAAAGATATAAAGATTTCAGTCCCTCAGACTGTACTGATATCGGCTATTTCAGTAATCGACGATGTGAGCCGCGCAGTAACCATGGATTTCAAGGAAGGCGGGGATCTTGTTATCATCATCGGAAAGACATATGGCGAAATGGGAGGGTCGGAGTATTTTGCCTCGTTAGGTCTTCATGGCAACATATCTCCAAGAGTGAGGGGGCGAAGCGCGAAGACGATATATACCCGCCTTGAAAGAGCCATCAGGAACGGCATAATCAGGTCCTGCCATGACGTCTCGGACGGAGGCATTGCCTGTTCTCTTGCGGAGAGCGCGTTTGCGGGTGGTTTGGGGGTGGACATAGACCTGTCACGGGTACCTTCCGCTGGGGTGTTCAGGGACGATCTTCTTCTCTTTTCAGAGTCCCAGAGCAGATTCATAGTGTCTGTGAGAGAAAGCGATTACAAAGCATTCCAGGCGCTGATGAAAAGCGTTTCCTACAGTGTCATAGGAACCGTAAGGAAAGACGATAGCTTCGTACTGAAGGGGATTTACGGTAACACGATCGCTCACCTTAAAATAGATGAGTTGCGTGAGGAGTGGCAGGCTCCGTTCAGGGAGATATTTGCGTAAGACATTCGTTAGTCATTAGCGGTATATATCTTTCGGACTCTTTGGCAGAAAAGTAACTTGGAATTCCATCGTCCGTTCCTCCGTGTTCTTTCATTCTGACATCATCTTGTATGTTTTTTTTGGATTTACCGCGTTTATGATACACAAACCAAAGGCAGTTCCATGATACGCTGCCAGTGAGGGTAGTTCTTTGTCAAGGAAGAGACAAAGAGGAGCAAGCCCTTATCTGTCTTATCTACTGAGATCTCATGGCCGGTCAACAGGTTTTTCATTTCCCTGTCGTCGCTTGGGCTGTCTCGTTCTGACCCAGGCCTATCTCGACATTTTTCTTGAAAAACGAGTAACGTATGTAGGTTGTCCCCCCCCCTTGTAAGGGATGCACTCTACGCGGTCGCTCCCTTGTCCATTCAAGCGTTGCGAGCCGTGCTCGTTTTTAGGGAGCGGATAGGGCAGGTTTACTGTCTTCCATATCTTGACTTAAAGGGTATGGGATCTATTTGCCAGTTCCCTTAAGAGATACTATTGTCTGCCCATTTGGGGCATTGGGGACATTGGATGTGATGGTGAGGGAGTCCGTATACGTGGTTTTTACGGCATCAGGCGTGAAGATGATGGAAACAGGGCATGAGGCGCCTTTTGCTAATGTCTGACCATCATTGCAATTGGTTGAGCCTATGACAAAAAACCGCTCACTGGCCAATGACACGCTTCTGATAACGAGATCGGACAATCCTGTATTCTTGACGCTAATGGTCTTGGTGAGAGAAGTGTTTGCCGCTACGGAACCGAAATTGAGAGCTGAGTGTACGGTGATCTTGGGCGGAACCACATTGGCCTTCAGTTTTACTGTCAGCCCATTAGGTTTATTGGTGGCGTTGGAAGTGATAATAAGTTGTCCGGTCTTGACTCCAAAGGAACCAGGGCTTATCTGGATGGTTATGCCGCAACTCTCTTTTTTTCCGATAGGCGAAGCAGTACAGTTGTTTTCGGTTATTTTAAATTCAGAGTCTGGCTGGGCGGCGGCTTTATATATCGTCAGGTGTGAGGTGCCCGTATTTCTAAAGGTGACCGTTTTTTGAAATGGACCAGCCATCTTTAAATTGCCAAAATTGAGGGTCCCAGAGGAGGGCGATATCTTGGGTGGGGGATTGAAAATGGCGGTGATATACGACACTGAGTTGACATTCACGGTACAGACCGATCCTGATGGCCCCGATGATGTGGAGTCGCACCCATCCCAACTGTCCAGGAAGGAATTCTTATTTGGCTTTGCTTCAATGGTTACGTCTGTTCCTTGAGAATAGGCCCCGAGACAGGTATATTTGTCTGTTGAGCAGTCAAGATCAGTTCCGATGACTGTCCCCTTTTTAGTGCCCCCTATACTGGCAACAATGGCGGCGTCGTTATACGCTTTATCGATGTTGATCCGTTTTTTGCTTATTTTGGCACA
Encoded here:
- a CDS encoding sugar phosphate isomerase/epimerase — its product is MAGNFFINIPYRKVRQNFKRVLSLGIGMEIYLENHLLEELVASEVRELRSNIEGNGLECTVHAPFMDLSPGGYDREVRRITREKLKKTVEIAALLRAKAVVCHPGYDKWRFNRNDKLWLDRSIETWTEVLREAEGGLMVLVENIFEEQPSTLIELFDHFREENLWFCFDSGHFNLFSTVSLDGWLTPLKGHIREMHLHDNHGGWDEHLPVGAGTFPFRELKAFLRGWSSDIMFTSEVHGEDRAEEGIKKLKEFLS
- a CDS encoding phosphoribosylformylglycinamidine synthase, which encodes MTYRIEVAYKEGIRDVPGEKLKKRIKGDFGLEVEVHVADVYTVDGDVESRIIDVLAQDAFIDPVTQIGYMNGPAPTDADWVIEVGFKPGVTDNVGRTAREVIEALSAKKFREGEGVFTSRLFFLRGKLDKKDVVRIAEGMLANTLINRYTYKSKDQYVKDKGMGIYVPKVAITHEPIVETFPLTASLDEMMKINRERTWALSRDEMIAIQRYFIRKEVREERERVGLTQAPTDVEMEVLAQTWSEHCKHKIFNAVIRYEEGGGVRTIDSLFKTYIMGSTEAIRTQKGHRDFCLSVFKDNAGIIRFNERFNLAYKVETHNTPSALDPYGGALTGIVGVNRDPFGTGKGAKLAFNTNIFCFAPPDYKGDMPPRLLHPKRVLDGVREGVEHGGNKSGIPTVNGSLVFHQGYLGKPLVFCGTCGIMPRTIKGEPTYTKQVWRGDAIVMVGGKIGKDGIHGATFSSEELSEVSPTSAVQIGDPITQKRMTDFLLVARDMALYTSITDNGAGGLSSSVGEMAQDTNGCIIHIDRAPLKYQGLSPWEILLSEAQERMTVSVSPDKLDEFMELSEKMNVTSTVLGEFTGSGKFHVLYKGKTVAYLDMDFLHNGLPKMNLPAKWVRVIRDEPAVKEPDDYGTVIKKVLRRWNVCSKEHVVRQYDHEVQGGSVVKPLTGSLNNGPSDASVVRPDLDSSWGAVVSHGICPKYSEFDTYNMVACAIDEAIRNNIATGGALNRMALLDNFCWSDPVVSERNQEGPYKLAQLVRANMALYDYTTLFGTPCISGKDSMKNDYIFKDIKISVPQTVLISAISVIDDVSRAVTMDFKEGGDLVIIIGKTYGEMGGSEYFASLGLHGNISPRVRGRSAKTIYTRLERAIRNGIIRSCHDVSDGGIACSLAESAFAGGLGVDIDLSRVPSAGVFRDDLLLFSESQSRFIVSVRESDYKAFQALMKSVSYSVIGTVRKDDSFVLKGIYGNTIAHLKIDELREEWQAPFREIFA